In the Novosphingobium sp. 9 genome, one interval contains:
- a CDS encoding lytic transglycosylase domain-containing protein: protein MSEASPFGVVAAGALQSAGQGVDRVRSAIARAAQATGVDFNYLMAQAKLESGLDPQAKAGTSSAAGLYQFTSGTWLGVLGRHGDEHGLGAAAAATGNPAMRQQLLQLRYDPEASASMAAELAVENKACLSATLGREPDNAELYLAHFMGQAGATRFLSALNANPGQSAPSLFPREAASNRAIFFDGGAPRTLGGVMALLRDKVSRAMDGADGYGVGVPGGIPGGIDAIGSGYATAAFLPRMNYEPLREPVTGPMAAEFQAARAEASGPVRSMSDTLRGAFGDGAGESGNAGGKVLPSRVAAAYEKLARFGL, encoded by the coding sequence GTGAGCGAAGCCTCTCCATTCGGTGTCGTCGCCGCAGGCGCGCTACAAAGCGCGGGGCAGGGCGTCGATCGCGTGCGTTCGGCCATTGCCCGTGCGGCGCAGGCGACGGGTGTCGACTTCAACTACCTGATGGCGCAGGCGAAGCTCGAATCCGGGCTCGATCCGCAGGCGAAGGCGGGCACGTCCAGCGCGGCGGGGCTTTACCAGTTCACCAGCGGGACATGGCTTGGCGTGCTGGGCCGTCACGGCGACGAGCATGGCCTCGGCGCGGCGGCAGCGGCCACCGGCAATCCCGCGATGCGCCAGCAACTGCTCCAGCTGCGCTACGATCCCGAGGCTTCCGCCAGCATGGCCGCCGAACTCGCGGTGGAGAACAAGGCCTGCCTCAGTGCCACGCTGGGGCGCGAGCCGGACAATGCCGAGCTTTATCTCGCCCATTTCATGGGGCAGGCGGGGGCGACCCGCTTCCTTTCCGCCCTCAACGCCAATCCCGGCCAGAGCGCGCCGTCGCTGTTCCCGCGCGAGGCGGCGTCCAATCGCGCGATCTTCTTCGATGGCGGCGCCCCGCGCACGCTGGGCGGGGTGATGGCGCTGCTGCGAGACAAGGTCTCGCGCGCGATGGACGGGGCGGATGGCTACGGCGTCGGTGTTCCTGGCGGTATCCCCGGCGGGATCGACGCCATCGGTAGCGGCTATGCCACCGCCGCCTTCCTGCCCCGGATGAATTACGAGCCGTTGAGGGAACCCGTGACGGGCCCGATGGCCGCCGAGTTTCAGGCCGCCCGCGCCGAAGCTTCGGGCCCCGTCCGCTCGATGTCCGATACGCTGCGCGGCGCGTTCGGCGATGGCGCAGGGGAGAGCGGCAATGCCGGCGGCAAGGTGCTGCCGTCCCGCGTTGCCGCAGCCTATGAAAAGCTCGCGAGGTTCGGCCTTTGA
- a CDS encoding flagellar protein FlgN, which yields MSATLLSAHPQRGALQVSVRETLRQMLAVLETERQALAGLDLDTIMGAAGDKERLCFRLEAADGFVLDDECRAMLEAARRLNEVNRQVRNIIAANVTTRLNALTGAPQVYQAKARAHGFLR from the coding sequence GTGAGTGCAACTCTCCTTTCCGCCCACCCGCAGCGCGGGGCGCTTCAGGTCTCGGTGCGCGAGACGCTGCGGCAGATGCTTGCCGTGCTGGAGACCGAGCGGCAGGCGCTTGCCGGTCTCGATCTCGACACCATCATGGGCGCGGCGGGCGACAAGGAGAGGCTGTGCTTCCGGCTGGAGGCCGCCGACGGCTTCGTGCTCGACGACGAATGCCGGGCGATGCTGGAAGCCGCCCGGCGCCTCAACGAAGTGAACCGGCAGGTGCGCAACATCATCGCCGCCAACGTGACCACGCGCCTCAACGCGCTGACCGGCGCGCCGCAGGTCTATCAGGCCAAGGCAAGGGCGCACGGCTTCCTCAGATAA
- a CDS encoding flagellar biosynthesis anti-sigma factor FlgM, with the protein MPPSDLGPAAALSSVGAVTARPVARAAGDIAIAPADAAQRTSKSSAIAVAAAPSVETTAALDPGEAPIDTERVATIRRAVESGNYPLVPAKIADAMIAAGMILRSPKP; encoded by the coding sequence ATGCCACCATCAGATCTTGGCCCGGCAGCTGCCCTGAGCAGTGTCGGCGCCGTTACCGCCCGGCCCGTCGCGCGCGCCGCCGGGGATATTGCCATCGCGCCGGCCGATGCGGCCCAGCGCACCTCGAAAAGTTCGGCCATCGCGGTGGCCGCCGCGCCGTCTGTCGAAACCACCGCCGCGCTCGATCCGGGCGAGGCGCCGATCGATACCGAACGCGTCGCGACGATCCGCCGGGCCGTCGAATCCGGTAATTATCCGCTGGTCCCTGCGAAGATCGCCGATGCGATGATCGCGGCCGGCATGATCCTCAGGAGTCCCAAGCCGTGA
- a CDS encoding flagella basal body P-ring formation protein FlgA produces the protein MFAASVLVAPVLASVALLASATGFADLDAVDRQVAAFTGAPVGQPGGAAAPVDRRLRLQPCRAGLALAWRTAGHDSVVVQCGDPNGWRLFVPVRQSPQMVAAQAPNAVTRGDAVAIAVTGEGFSVSQSGQAMESGPVGSWIQVRPTAGGIARAEPMRGQIVRPGLVEVPLP, from the coding sequence ATGTTTGCAGCTTCCGTTCTCGTCGCCCCCGTTCTCGCAAGCGTTGCGCTGCTCGCCAGTGCTACCGGTTTTGCCGATCTTGATGCGGTGGATCGGCAGGTCGCCGCCTTTACCGGCGCACCTGTCGGCCAGCCCGGCGGTGCCGCCGCGCCCGTCGACCGGCGCCTGCGTCTGCAACCGTGCCGTGCGGGCCTCGCGCTCGCATGGCGCACGGCCGGACATGACAGCGTGGTCGTCCAGTGCGGCGATCCCAACGGCTGGCGGCTGTTCGTGCCCGTGCGCCAGAGCCCGCAAATGGTCGCCGCGCAGGCGCCCAATGCGGTGACGCGCGGCGATGCCGTGGCGATCGCAGTGACGGGAGAGGGTTTCAGCGTCTCGCAATCGGGACAGGCGATGGAATCCGGGCCGGTCGGCAGCTGGATACAGGTCCGCCCGACCGCCGGAGGCATCGCGCGGGCCGAGCCGATGCGCGGCCAGATCGTGCGTCCCGGCCTTGTCGAAGTGCCTCTTCCATAA
- the flgB gene encoding flagellar basal body rod protein FlgB: MSSDLFGIHAKALELRSQRMGLLASNIANAGTPGYKAKDIDFAAALRASAAGTDVDSAAKGAEQYRVPLMPSLDGNTVELQTEQVAFSENAVGYSATLEFIRGRVDTTTRALRGE, encoded by the coding sequence ATGTCGTCCGATCTTTTCGGTATCCACGCCAAGGCTCTGGAACTGCGCTCGCAGCGCATGGGCCTGCTGGCGTCCAACATCGCCAATGCCGGTACGCCCGGCTACAAGGCCAAGGACATCGACTTCGCCGCCGCGCTGCGCGCCAGCGCGGCAGGCACCGATGTCGACAGTGCCGCCAAGGGCGCCGAGCAGTACCGCGTGCCGCTGATGCCCTCGCTCGACGGCAATACGGTCGAACTGCAGACCGAGCAGGTCGCCTTTTCCGAAAACGCGGTCGGCTATTCCGCCACGCTCGAATTCATCCGCGGCCGGGTCGACACCACGACCCGCGCGCTGCGGGGAGAATAG
- the flgC gene encoding flagellar basal body rod protein FlgC → MAGNPMTLFSLAQKGMSAQLVRMNAAASNLANAGSVASSEGQAYRPIRAVFSEDLDKASGLASVSVQGVMRETAAPIRQHDPNHPLADANGDVWTAPVDENAEMVDMLEASRQYQNMVEALSTAKQLMLDTMRLK, encoded by the coding sequence ATGGCCGGGAACCCGATGACGCTGTTCTCGCTGGCGCAGAAAGGCATGTCCGCGCAGCTGGTGCGGATGAACGCGGCAGCGTCCAACCTTGCCAATGCCGGTTCGGTCGCCTCCAGCGAGGGGCAGGCCTATCGCCCGATCCGCGCTGTGTTTTCCGAGGATCTCGACAAGGCGAGCGGCCTTGCCAGCGTCTCGGTGCAGGGCGTGATGCGCGAGACCGCCGCGCCAATCCGCCAGCACGATCCCAATCACCCGCTCGCCGATGCCAACGGCGACGTGTGGACCGCTCCCGTCGATGAGAACGCGGAGATGGTCGATATGCTCGAAGCCTCGCGCCAGTACCAGAACATGGTCGAGGCCCTCTCCACCGCCAAGCAGCTGATGCTCGACACGATGAGGCTCAAATGA
- a CDS encoding flagellar hook assembly protein FlgD, with the protein MTISSVTSTTPATSAVKDKTSLSDLDSGDFIKLMTTQLQQQDPTNPTDNNEMLAQMAQFSSLANTTKSSETLQSIADKLDQVVSAQTATTDAVAKLVAAQTSST; encoded by the coding sequence ATGACCATTTCTTCCGTAACGTCCACCACGCCCGCGACGTCCGCCGTCAAGGACAAGACCTCGCTGTCGGACCTCGATTCCGGGGACTTCATCAAGCTGATGACCACCCAGCTCCAGCAGCAGGACCCGACGAACCCGACCGACAACAACGAGATGCTGGCGCAGATGGCGCAGTTCTCCTCGCTGGCGAACACCACGAAGAGCAGCGAGACGTTGCAGTCGATCGCCGACAAGCTCGATCAGGTGGTCTCGGCCCAGACCGCGACCACCGATGCCGTCGCCAAGCTGGTGGCCGCCCAAACTTCCTCGACCTGA
- a CDS encoding flagellar hook-basal body protein, which produces MSYYTSLTGLKNAQTELNVISHNIANAETNGFKKSDTQFADIVSSSVVTDPALTVGIGSRVAEIKQNFSVGALEQTGNSLDLAIGGEGFFTIVSPNSGQTEFTRNGSFSVDGSGYIKNAEGSRLQVFPMTNGVVDASSHQDALAAPTNAAGSTLASVTVDQEGQVVASYDDGTNTTVGVVALANFVAPNGLKQTGDSSWKVTGKSGAASYGAPGSGAFGAINSGTLERSNVDIAEELVDLISAQRYFQANAKAIDTATQISQTVINLRN; this is translated from the coding sequence ATGTCCTACTATACCTCGCTGACCGGCCTGAAGAACGCACAGACCGAACTCAACGTCATCTCGCACAACATCGCCAATGCCGAGACCAACGGCTTCAAGAAAAGCGATACCCAGTTCGCCGATATCGTCTCGTCCTCGGTCGTCACCGACCCGGCGCTGACGGTCGGGATCGGATCGCGGGTGGCCGAGATCAAGCAGAACTTCTCGGTCGGCGCGCTGGAGCAGACCGGCAATTCGCTGGACCTCGCGATCGGCGGCGAAGGCTTCTTCACCATCGTCTCGCCCAATTCGGGCCAGACCGAGTTCACCCGCAACGGCTCGTTCAGCGTCGATGGCAGCGGCTATATCAAGAACGCCGAGGGCAGCCGCCTGCAGGTGTTCCCGATGACGAACGGCGTGGTCGATGCCAGCAGCCATCAGGATGCGCTGGCCGCGCCGACCAATGCGGCGGGCTCGACGCTCGCCAGCGTGACCGTCGATCAGGAAGGACAGGTCGTCGCCTCGTACGACGATGGCACCAACACCACCGTCGGCGTGGTCGCACTGGCCAACTTCGTGGCGCCCAACGGCCTCAAGCAGACCGGCGATTCGAGCTGGAAAGTCACCGGCAAGTCGGGCGCGGCAAGCTATGGCGCGCCGGGTTCGGGCGCCTTCGGCGCGATCAATTCGGGCACGCTGGAGCGCTCGAACGTCGATATCGCCGAGGAGCTGGTCGATCTGATCAGCGCGCAGCGGTATTTCCAGGCCAACGCCAAGGCCATCGATACCGCCACGCAGATCTCGCAGACCGTCATCAACCTGCGCAACTGA
- a CDS encoding flagellar basal body rod protein FlgF, translated as MDRLIYTAVSGMNASMTRERVIASNMANAQTVGFRAEEVQATPMTLDGPQLQVRAMTDTEVRGANMKQGEITQTGRPLDVALDGQAMLAVQVGDGSEAYTRRGDLSVASSGLLQNGDGLPVLGEGGPITVPPGMGVTIGPDGAVLAADPANPGGAPQRLDRLKLVSPTGSQIEKDLAGQFRVKNGGVLPVDENAKVVPGALEKSNVNTSQVLVDMISAQRLFDMRTKMVETARQLDESGARLMRMDG; from the coding sequence ATGGACCGGCTGATCTACACGGCAGTGTCGGGCATGAACGCCTCGATGACGCGCGAACGGGTGATCGCCAGCAACATGGCCAATGCCCAGACCGTCGGCTTTCGCGCCGAGGAGGTTCAGGCCACGCCCATGACGCTGGACGGCCCGCAACTGCAGGTGCGCGCGATGACCGACACCGAAGTGCGCGGCGCCAACATGAAGCAGGGCGAGATCACCCAGACCGGCCGCCCGCTGGACGTTGCGCTGGATGGACAGGCGATGCTGGCGGTGCAGGTCGGCGACGGGAGCGAGGCCTATACCCGCAGGGGCGATCTCTCGGTCGCCTCCAGCGGGCTGCTCCAGAACGGCGACGGATTGCCGGTGCTGGGCGAAGGCGGGCCGATCACCGTGCCGCCGGGGATGGGCGTGACCATCGGCCCCGACGGTGCGGTGCTCGCCGCCGATCCGGCAAATCCCGGAGGGGCACCGCAACGTCTTGATCGCCTCAAGCTGGTATCTCCGACAGGCAGCCAGATCGAGAAAGACCTCGCCGGCCAGTTCCGCGTGAAAAACGGCGGCGTCCTTCCGGTCGACGAAAACGCCAAGGTGGTGCCCGGCGCGCTGGAGAAGTCGAACGTCAACACCTCGCAGGTCTTGGTCGACATGATCTCTGCCCAGCGCCTGTTCGATATGCGCACCAAGATGGTCGAGACCGCCCGCCAGCTCGACGAGAGCGGCGCCCGCCTGATGCGCATGGATGGCTGA
- the flgG gene encoding flagellar basal-body rod protein FlgG, giving the protein MPSSALQVARTGLEAQDTRMRVIANNLANVSTTAFKRDRANFETLAYQDARVAGAQSSSETAYATGLNLGTGVGVQSTSRMETQGTLQSTSNSLDLALDGDGYFQVALPGGQLAYTRAGNFSRSAEGQLVTSQGYPVQPAITIPEGATSITISTDGTVSAQLSGQSEPSQLGQITIASFTNAAGLQSSSDNFMLETAASGPAQIGVAGEDGRGQIRQGMLEASNVSIVEELVDMIEAQRSYEINSKMISAVDEMLKNANQTL; this is encoded by the coding sequence ATGCCCAGTTCCGCTCTACAGGTCGCCCGCACCGGGCTTGAGGCGCAGGACACGCGCATGCGCGTGATCGCCAACAACCTCGCCAACGTATCGACCACCGCCTTCAAGCGCGACCGCGCCAACTTCGAGACGCTGGCCTATCAGGACGCGCGCGTCGCCGGTGCCCAGTCGTCCAGCGAGACCGCCTATGCCACCGGGCTGAATCTCGGCACCGGCGTCGGCGTCCAGTCGACCAGCCGGATGGAGACGCAAGGCACGCTCCAGAGCACCTCGAACAGCCTCGACCTCGCGCTCGATGGCGACGGCTACTTTCAGGTCGCGCTGCCCGGCGGCCAGCTGGCCTATACCCGCGCGGGCAATTTCAGCCGCTCGGCAGAGGGCCAGCTGGTGACGTCGCAGGGCTATCCCGTGCAGCCCGCGATTACCATTCCCGAAGGCGCGACCTCGATCACGATCTCGACCGACGGCACGGTGTCGGCCCAGCTTTCGGGCCAGTCCGAGCCTTCGCAGCTGGGCCAGATCACTATCGCCAGCTTCACCAATGCGGCGGGGCTGCAATCCTCGTCCGACAACTTCATGCTCGAAACCGCCGCCAGCGGCCCTGCACAGATCGGTGTTGCGGGCGAGGACGGGCGCGGACAGATCCGGCAGGGCATGCTCGAAGCCTCGAACGTCAGCATCGTCGAGGAACTGGTCGACATGATCGAGGCGCAGCGAAGCTACGAGATCAACTCGAAGATGATCTCCGCCGTCGACGAGATGCTCAAGAACGCGAACCAGACGCTCTGA
- a CDS encoding flagellar basal body L-ring protein FlgH, with translation MKRRITLLLSAAVLAGFPMLPALAAKKPPKPSGYEPTLPAAPAPVAAAPTGGIFSATMGYAPLYAGTRAHAVGDPVTIVLLESTTASKAVSSKSQKGGGASITPPSAGLLSFLNPNALNASSSSSFNGQGNAAQTSALASTLTVTIAEVRPNGTALVRGEKQMLLSQGDEWVRFSGIVRLADIDEDNAIASTRVADAHIQYSGKGALQTASKQGWLGRFFNAISPF, from the coding sequence ATGAAGCGGCGCATCACCCTTCTGCTTTCGGCGGCGGTGCTGGCAGGGTTTCCCATGCTGCCAGCGCTCGCCGCGAAGAAGCCGCCCAAGCCTTCGGGCTACGAGCCGACGCTGCCCGCCGCGCCCGCGCCGGTCGCAGCCGCGCCGACCGGCGGCATCTTCTCGGCGACGATGGGCTATGCACCGCTCTATGCCGGAACCCGCGCGCATGCGGTGGGCGATCCGGTTACTATCGTCCTGCTGGAAAGCACCACCGCGTCCAAGGCGGTCAGTTCCAAGAGCCAGAAGGGCGGCGGCGCCTCGATCACCCCGCCCAGCGCCGGGCTGCTGTCGTTTCTCAACCCCAATGCCCTTAATGCCAGCTCGTCCTCGTCGTTCAATGGTCAGGGCAATGCGGCGCAGACCAGCGCGCTGGCATCGACGCTCACCGTCACCATCGCCGAAGTGCGCCCCAACGGGACCGCACTGGTTCGAGGAGAAAAGCAGATGTTGCTGAGCCAGGGCGATGAATGGGTCCGCTTTTCGGGGATCGTGCGCCTTGCCGACATCGACGAGGACAACGCCATCGCCTCTACCCGCGTGGCCGACGCCCATATTCAGTATTCCGGCAAAGGCGCGTTGCAGACCGCCAGCAAGCAGGGCTGGCTGGGCCGCTTCTTCAACGCGATCTCCCCGTTCTGA
- a CDS encoding flagellar basal body P-ring protein FlgI: protein MAERVRDLGQFQGVRSNQLTGYGVVVGLPGTGDDNLEYLTQAMKGVSGRMGLTLPAGVSPGLKNAAAVMVTADLPAFAKPGQRIDVTVSTIGKAKSLRGGALIMAPLYGADGQIYAMAQGNLAVGGLDASGRDGSKVTVNIPTVGRIAEGASVERAVATGFDTAPVLRWNLFDADFLTAARVRDAINQRLPGIATVEDGVTLALTLPADPNSRASMMAAIEMIDVAPAETQARVIVNSRTGTVVINSAVRLSPAAISHGKLTVRIDEDQHVSQPRPFGNGQTQTEQHSAISVDDEKHAVALFKGGASLSKVVDALNMLGVTPSDLVAILEALKQAGALKAEMVVI, encoded by the coding sequence ATGGCCGAGCGCGTGCGCGATCTCGGCCAGTTCCAGGGCGTGCGTTCGAACCAGTTGACCGGCTACGGCGTAGTCGTCGGCCTGCCCGGCACCGGCGACGACAATCTGGAATATCTGACGCAGGCGATGAAGGGCGTCTCGGGCCGCATGGGCCTGACGCTGCCCGCAGGTGTCTCCCCCGGCCTCAAGAACGCCGCGGCGGTAATGGTGACGGCGGACCTTCCCGCTTTCGCCAAGCCCGGCCAGCGCATCGACGTGACCGTATCGACCATCGGCAAGGCCAAGTCGCTGCGCGGCGGGGCGCTGATCATGGCGCCGCTCTATGGCGCGGACGGGCAGATCTACGCGATGGCGCAGGGCAACCTCGCCGTGGGTGGCCTCGACGCCTCGGGGCGCGACGGCTCGAAAGTCACCGTCAATATCCCGACCGTGGGCCGCATTGCCGAGGGTGCCTCGGTGGAGCGCGCCGTCGCCACCGGGTTCGATACCGCGCCGGTGCTGCGCTGGAACCTGTTCGACGCCGATTTCCTCACCGCCGCACGGGTGCGCGATGCGATCAACCAGCGCCTGCCCGGCATCGCCACGGTGGAGGACGGGGTGACGCTGGCGCTCACCCTGCCCGCCGATCCCAACTCACGCGCCTCGATGATGGCGGCGATCGAGATGATCGACGTCGCCCCCGCCGAAACGCAGGCGCGGGTCATCGTCAACAGCCGCACCGGGACCGTGGTCATCAACTCGGCCGTGCGCCTCTCGCCTGCCGCGATCAGCCACGGCAAGCTGACGGTGCGCATCGACGAGGACCAGCACGTCTCGCAGCCGCGCCCGTTCGGCAACGGCCAGACGCAGACCGAGCAGCACTCCGCCATTTCGGTGGACGACGAGAAGCACGCGGTGGCACTGTTCAAGGGCGGCGCCTCACTGTCCAAGGTGGTGGACGCGCTCAACATGCTGGGCGTCACCCCGTCCGATCTCGTGGCGATCCTGGAAGCGCTGAAGCAGGCAGGCGCGCTCAAGGCCGAGATGGTGGTGATATGA
- a CDS encoding rod-binding protein — MSPLLPPTSAASQTSALGKTAGKTEQDKLHETAQQFEALFLRQMLGAARKTDFGSGSDEGAVFGTDPGTDTFRQMQDDNFADITAKSGTLGFASLIEAQMARFLPADTANSAGDADKGAPPSPNPTDTKG; from the coding sequence ATGAGCCCGCTGCTGCCTCCCACCTCCGCAGCCAGCCAGACCTCTGCCTTGGGCAAAACCGCTGGCAAGACCGAGCAGGACAAGCTGCACGAGACGGCGCAGCAGTTCGAGGCGCTGTTCCTGCGCCAGATGCTGGGCGCCGCGCGCAAGACCGACTTCGGCAGCGGCAGCGATGAAGGCGCGGTGTTCGGCACCGATCCCGGCACCGACACCTTCCGCCAGATGCAGGACGACAACTTTGCCGACATCACCGCGAAAAGCGGCACGCTGGGCTTCGCCTCGCTGATCGAGGCGCAGATGGCGCGGTTCCTGCCTGCTGATACCGCAAACAGCGCAGGCGACGCCGACAAGGGCGCTCCCCCCTCCCCCAACCCTACAGACACGAAAGGCTGA
- the flgK gene encoding flagellar hook-associated protein FlgK has translation MSSDMMSIAKSGIRASRAALDVTASNIANAASETYVRRSVTTVEVVGGTLSMTQAAVSLSGTRITGITRNADTFRQAEVRRTGADAARADAEVTGLTGIESAVEQSGAYDAVVDFEASLQQLATSPTDGSLRAATVEKARTMAQTFNTAAQGLDAAGEGLRLEAQGGVDSVNSAAAALAKVNQKLSRAIDGSSDQSSLLDQRDALLEQMSQQTGIATTINADKTATVTLGGATGVALVNGASAGTLAMTSASDGTIAFSVTNGGTSKAVTLDAGALAGKSQALVTLASTRSQLDAVAASVIGTVNAAQAQGVDIKGNAGQPLFSGTGAGDMAMVASGGDALATAPAGAAAGSRDASNLTALRSAWDSATPARAMDQVLFDISSAVAGRTVTRDTLQSIADTTSAALKAQTGVDFDEEATNLVRYQQAYQASGRVMQVASDIFDTILGIR, from the coding sequence ATGTCCTCCGACATGATGTCCATTGCCAAGAGCGGCATCCGCGCCTCGCGCGCCGCGCTCGACGTGACGGCCAGCAACATCGCCAATGCCGCTTCGGAAACCTATGTCCGGCGCAGCGTCACTACGGTGGAAGTGGTCGGCGGCACGCTGTCGATGACGCAGGCCGCCGTCAGCCTTTCGGGCACGCGGATCACCGGGATCACCCGCAATGCCGACACCTTCCGGCAGGCCGAAGTGCGCCGCACCGGCGCCGATGCCGCGCGCGCAGATGCCGAAGTCACCGGGCTGACCGGCATCGAGAGCGCCGTCGAACAGTCCGGCGCCTACGATGCGGTGGTCGATTTCGAGGCCAGCCTCCAGCAGCTTGCCACCTCGCCTACCGATGGCTCGTTGCGCGCTGCCACGGTGGAGAAGGCGCGCACCATGGCGCAGACCTTCAACACCGCCGCGCAAGGGCTCGATGCAGCGGGCGAAGGGCTGCGACTGGAAGCACAGGGCGGGGTCGACAGCGTGAACAGCGCCGCCGCCGCGCTCGCCAAGGTCAACCAGAAGCTGTCGCGCGCCATCGACGGATCAAGCGACCAGTCCAGCCTGCTCGACCAGCGCGACGCCCTGCTCGAACAGATGAGCCAGCAGACCGGGATCGCCACCACGATCAATGCCGACAAGACCGCGACCGTCACCCTCGGCGGCGCGACCGGCGTGGCGCTGGTGAACGGTGCCAGTGCCGGAACCCTGGCGATGACCAGCGCCAGCGACGGCACGATTGCCTTCTCGGTGACGAACGGCGGGACCAGCAAGGCGGTGACGCTCGATGCCGGGGCGCTGGCGGGCAAGAGCCAGGCCCTGGTCACGTTGGCCAGTACCCGCAGCCAGCTCGACGCAGTGGCCGCCTCGGTGATCGGCACGGTGAACGCCGCGCAAGCGCAAGGCGTCGATATCAAGGGCAACGCGGGCCAGCCGCTGTTCTCCGGCACCGGCGCGGGCGACATGGCAATGGTGGCAAGCGGCGGCGATGCATTGGCGACCGCGCCTGCCGGGGCTGCTGCGGGAAGCCGCGATGCGAGCAACCTCACCGCGCTGCGCAGCGCGTGGGACAGTGCCACGCCCGCCAGGGCGATGGATCAGGTGCTGTTCGACATTTCCAGCGCCGTCGCCGGTCGCACGGTGACGCGCGACACGCTGCAATCCATCGCGGACACGACCTCGGCAGCGCTCAAGGCGCAGACCGGCGTCGATTTCGACGAGGAGGCCACGAACCTCGTGCGCTACCAGCAGGCCTATCAGGCTTCGGGCCGGGTAATGCAGGTCGCCTCGGACATCTTCGACACCATTCTCGGCATCAGGTGA
- the flgL gene encoding flagellar hook-associated protein FlgL, translating to MTSIPGSGVTTATGAFYDRSLSDMKSLRAQAETLQTQASTGNRLTRSSDDPVAASRLRLMARADALSKIDTATASQASSDLQLADATMSDMADALTRAKELTVQASTGTLSPDQRKAIGSELGSIYDTLFSLANTKDSSGNALFGGQGSSAAYSLDAAGKPSYSGGTGAGPVSLGEGQAVTPSMTGPEFLTFKDADGNQTDLLSMMKGLADALSTTSGDPVAAASKGLTDLDSGLNALTTGQTVVGTRMAWIDLTTDRRTTSQTTRTQLESDIGQVDIADAVTRLQQTMTVLEASQASFAKLASLSLFDQIS from the coding sequence ATGACCAGCATTCCCGGCAGCGGCGTCACAACCGCGACAGGCGCTTTCTACGACCGTTCGCTCAGCGACATGAAGAGCCTGCGCGCACAGGCCGAGACGCTGCAAACGCAGGCCTCGACCGGCAACCGCCTGACGCGTTCGTCCGACGATCCGGTCGCCGCCTCGCGCCTGCGGCTGATGGCGCGCGCCGATGCGCTCTCGAAGATCGACACTGCCACCGCTTCTCAGGCGAGTTCGGACCTGCAACTGGCCGATGCCACCATGTCCGACATGGCCGATGCCCTGACTCGCGCCAAGGAACTGACCGTGCAGGCGTCCACCGGCACGCTCTCGCCAGACCAGCGCAAGGCGATCGGCTCGGAACTGGGCAGCATCTATGACACGCTGTTCTCGCTCGCCAATACGAAGGATTCCTCGGGCAACGCGCTGTTCGGCGGACAGGGCAGCTCGGCGGCCTATTCGCTCGATGCCGCAGGCAAGCCCAGCTATTCGGGCGGCACTGGCGCTGGCCCGGTCTCGCTGGGCGAAGGGCAAGCCGTCACCCCGTCGATGACCGGGCCGGAGTTCCTCACCTTCAAGGATGCCGATGGCAACCAGACCGACCTGCTCTCGATGATGAAGGGGCTGGCCGATGCGCTGTCCACCACCTCGGGCGATCCGGTGGCAGCGGCCAGCAAGGGCCTGACCGACCTCGACAGTGGCCTGAACGCCCTCACCACCGGGCAGACCGTGGTCGGCACGCGGATGGCGTGGATCGACCTCACCACCGACCGGCGCACCACCAGCCAGACCACCCGCACCCAGCTGGAAAGCGACATCGGGCAGGTCGACATCGCCGATGCCGTTACCCGGTTGCAGCAGACGATGACCGTGCTGGAGGCCAGCCAGGCCAGCTTCGCCAAGCTCGCCTCGCTCAGCCTGTTCGACCAGATCAGCTGA